One segment of Mycolicibacterium sp. YH-1 DNA contains the following:
- a CDS encoding SDR family NAD(P)-dependent oxidoreductase encodes MSEFTEPSDLRFDGRVAVVTGGGRGLGREYALLLASRGARVVVNDVGGSLTGEGGDEGPAHQVAAEIRAAGGDAVASTDSVATAAGGESIIATALDHYGRIDVLIHNAGNVRRAPLTQMSYKDFDAVLDVHLRGAFHVVRPAFPVMCAAGYGRIVLTSSIGGLYGNHGVANYAAAKAGVLGLTNVVALEGAAAGVRCNAIIPGAVTRMAEGLDTSAYPPMDPALVAPTVGWLAHEDCTVTGEYFVAIAGRVARAFIGETPGVYRPSWTVEDVAENITAIRDDTSPLVFPVVPDGHADHIRYSFGAGSRE; translated from the coding sequence ATGAGTGAATTCACTGAGCCATCCGACCTGCGATTCGACGGACGCGTCGCCGTCGTCACCGGCGGCGGGCGGGGCCTTGGTCGCGAGTACGCCCTGCTGCTCGCCTCCCGCGGCGCCAGGGTCGTGGTCAACGACGTCGGTGGCAGCCTGACCGGTGAGGGCGGCGACGAGGGTCCGGCGCATCAGGTCGCCGCCGAGATCCGCGCTGCCGGAGGTGATGCCGTCGCCAGCACCGATTCGGTGGCCACCGCCGCGGGCGGTGAGTCGATCATCGCCACCGCGCTCGACCACTACGGCCGCATCGACGTCCTGATCCACAATGCGGGCAACGTGCGCCGCGCGCCGCTCACCCAGATGTCCTACAAGGACTTCGACGCCGTCCTCGACGTTCACCTGCGCGGTGCGTTCCACGTGGTGCGGCCCGCGTTCCCGGTGATGTGCGCGGCGGGCTACGGCCGGATCGTGCTGACATCGTCGATCGGTGGGCTGTACGGCAACCACGGCGTCGCCAACTACGCCGCGGCCAAGGCTGGTGTCCTCGGGCTGACCAACGTCGTGGCACTCGAGGGTGCGGCCGCGGGCGTGCGCTGTAACGCGATCATCCCGGGCGCTGTCACCAGAATGGCTGAGGGACTGGACACGTCGGCCTACCCGCCGATGGACCCCGCTCTGGTGGCACCGACCGTCGGCTGGCTGGCACACGAGGACTGCACCGTCACGGGCGAGTACTTCGTGGCCATCGCGGGCCGCGTGGCTCGGGCGTTCATCGGCGAGACCCCCGGTGTGTATCGGCCGTCGTGGACCGTCGAGGACGTCGCCGAGAACATCACCGCGATCCGCGACGACACCTCGCCGCTGGTGTTCCCCGTGGTGCCCGACGGGCACGCCGATCACATCCGGTACAGCTTCGGCGCAGGGAGCCGAGAATGA
- a CDS encoding TauD/TfdA family dioxygenase, with protein MTASVALSTRDIHEHIGTEIVAEKAALLSGEHAGTIRDLLQSRGVLVFPKLGFSDEEQIAFTETLGTFAAEHTGGKLYKVSLDTEVNKQADYLKGSLYWHLDGTMNEVPILASLLQSVALGNPDEGDTEFCNTYAAYDALSDADKADLEGLTVMHSAWNTLFYYDPEPDVRTLRQMQAIGDRELPLVWTHSSGRKSLVLGATAHHVVDMDYRKSAELLVRLRDWATAPRFVYRHKWSVGDLVIWDNTGTMHRATPYDPKSGRLLQRTKLAGEEPFA; from the coding sequence ATGACGGCCTCGGTCGCGTTGTCCACCAGGGACATCCATGAGCACATCGGCACCGAGATCGTCGCGGAGAAGGCAGCACTGCTGTCCGGCGAGCACGCGGGCACGATCCGCGACCTCCTGCAGAGCCGCGGTGTGCTCGTCTTTCCGAAGCTCGGCTTCAGCGACGAGGAGCAGATCGCGTTCACCGAGACGCTCGGCACCTTCGCCGCGGAGCACACCGGCGGCAAGCTGTACAAGGTGTCGCTGGACACCGAGGTCAACAAGCAGGCCGACTACCTCAAGGGCTCGCTGTACTGGCATCTCGACGGCACGATGAACGAGGTCCCGATCCTTGCGTCACTTCTGCAGAGCGTCGCACTGGGCAACCCTGACGAAGGTGACACCGAGTTCTGCAACACCTACGCGGCCTATGACGCACTCTCGGATGCGGACAAGGCTGATCTCGAGGGCCTCACCGTGATGCACTCGGCGTGGAACACGCTGTTCTACTACGACCCGGAACCCGACGTTCGGACGCTGAGGCAGATGCAGGCGATCGGCGACCGCGAGCTGCCACTGGTGTGGACACACAGCTCGGGCCGCAAGTCCCTGGTGCTCGGCGCCACCGCCCACCACGTCGTGGACATGGACTACCGCAAGAGTGCGGAACTGCTGGTACGCCTTCGGGACTGGGCCACCGCGCCGCGTTTCGTCTACCGCCACAAGTGGTCGGTGGGCGATCTGGTGATCTGGGACAACACCGGCACCATGCACCGTGCCACGCCGTACGACCCGAAGTCGGGCCGGCTGCTGCAACGCACGAAGCTCGCAGGCGAGGAGCCGTTCGCCTGA
- a CDS encoding NAD(P)/FAD-dependent oxidoreductase, translating into MTTVENSCGPTDTPVDVDIPALREKYRAEREKRLRPEGARQYQELKGEFAEFAEVDPHTPVTPRAPISEDVEVVVLGGGIAGLLAGSYLKKAGVEDVRIIEMGGDVGGVWYWNRFPGIQCDNDAYCYVPLLEELDFVPSKKFADGAEIFEHCRRIAKHFGLYDGALFSTQVRTVRWDETIDRWQLTTNRGDDIRARFVVMAQGSYNRPKLPGIPGILDYVNAGGHTFHSARWDYDYTGGDANGGLDKLRDKRVALVGTGATGVQLVPHLGRDAQHVYVFQRTPSSVDDRDNTPTDPEWVKSLQPGWQEERKRNFHNWSPFVGVVFGAPDLVCDFWTELGRNMSARIAASEDPAALGIEQIMAIREEEDYKIMERLRRRIGGLVDDPDTAEALKPYYRFMCKRPCSSDEYLATFNRPNVTLVDVAESKGVDRLTERGIVANGIEYEVDCVIFASGFEISTEISRRYAMDVVEGRDGLSLFDYWKDSYQTLHGITTRGFPNQFFTGFIQGGVSANTTAMFEQQAKHIAYIISEAISRGAKTVEPSQEGQDTWVKTVRDLSIDNSAFELSCTPGYYNNEGRGGGEANGAFLGDFYSPGFYEFDDLLAAWRAKGDLDGLELKT; encoded by the coding sequence ATGACCACCGTCGAGAACTCGTGCGGGCCCACCGACACGCCAGTCGACGTCGACATCCCCGCACTGCGCGAGAAGTACCGCGCCGAGCGGGAGAAGCGGCTACGTCCAGAGGGGGCGAGGCAGTACCAGGAGCTGAAGGGTGAGTTCGCGGAGTTCGCCGAGGTCGACCCGCACACCCCGGTGACTCCACGCGCGCCGATCTCCGAGGACGTCGAGGTGGTGGTGCTCGGTGGTGGTATCGCGGGGCTGCTGGCCGGCTCGTATCTGAAGAAGGCCGGCGTGGAGGACGTTCGGATCATCGAGATGGGCGGTGACGTCGGCGGGGTCTGGTACTGGAATCGCTTTCCCGGAATTCAGTGCGATAACGATGCGTACTGCTATGTCCCGCTGCTCGAGGAACTCGACTTCGTGCCGTCCAAGAAGTTCGCCGACGGGGCCGAGATCTTTGAGCATTGCAGGCGTATCGCCAAGCACTTCGGGCTGTACGACGGTGCGCTGTTCTCGACCCAGGTCCGTACCGTGCGCTGGGACGAGACGATCGACCGATGGCAGTTGACCACCAACCGCGGTGACGACATCCGGGCGCGCTTCGTGGTCATGGCGCAGGGCTCCTACAACCGTCCGAAGCTGCCCGGCATCCCGGGGATCCTGGACTACGTGAATGCCGGAGGCCACACCTTCCACTCCGCCCGCTGGGATTACGACTACACCGGGGGTGACGCCAATGGCGGCTTGGACAAGCTGCGCGACAAGCGCGTCGCGCTCGTCGGCACCGGCGCGACCGGCGTTCAGCTGGTGCCGCACCTCGGCCGAGACGCCCAACACGTCTACGTATTCCAGCGCACACCATCATCAGTCGACGATCGTGACAACACCCCGACCGATCCGGAATGGGTGAAGTCGCTTCAGCCGGGCTGGCAGGAGGAGCGCAAGCGCAACTTCCACAATTGGTCACCGTTCGTGGGTGTGGTGTTCGGAGCGCCGGACCTGGTCTGCGACTTCTGGACCGAGCTTGGACGCAACATGTCGGCACGCATTGCGGCCAGCGAGGACCCCGCAGCTCTGGGCATCGAGCAGATCATGGCGATCCGAGAGGAGGAGGATTACAAGATCATGGAGCGGCTGCGGCGCCGGATCGGCGGCCTCGTCGACGATCCCGACACCGCCGAGGCGCTCAAACCGTACTACCGGTTCATGTGCAAGCGGCCGTGCTCAAGCGACGAGTACCTCGCGACGTTCAACCGGCCCAACGTGACCCTGGTCGACGTCGCGGAGTCCAAGGGCGTGGACCGGCTGACCGAGCGCGGGATCGTCGCCAATGGCATTGAGTACGAGGTCGATTGCGTGATCTTCGCGAGCGGCTTCGAGATCTCGACGGAGATCAGTCGGCGGTATGCGATGGATGTCGTCGAGGGGCGCGACGGGCTGTCGCTGTTCGATTACTGGAAGGACAGCTACCAGACGCTGCACGGGATCACCACTCGCGGCTTCCCCAACCAGTTCTTCACCGGCTTCATCCAGGGCGGCGTCTCGGCCAACACCACCGCGATGTTCGAGCAGCAGGCCAAGCACATCGCCTACATCATCTCCGAGGCCATCAGCCGTGGCGCGAAGACCGTCGAACCGAGTCAGGAGGGCCAGGACACCTGGGTGAAGACCGTTCGGGATCTCTCGATCGACAACTCGGCCTTCGAACTCTCCTGCACTCCTGGCTATTACAATAACGAGGGTCGCGGTGGTGGTGAGGCCAACGGCGCCTTCCTCGGCGACTTCTACTCGCCGGGCTTCTACGAGTTCGACGATCTGCTGGCCGCATGGCGCGCCAAGGGCGACCTCGACGGACTGGAGTTGAAGACATGA
- a CDS encoding SRPBCC family protein, which produces MQVTDTQPALTEELAEPVTIGVEAYISPEYARNERDLLWRKVWQQAGRIEDIPEVGSYLTYDILDDSIIVVRTGEGSSGDAFAAHHNVCMHRGRKLVDTPQGGKNAVGKARKSFVCGFHGWTYGLDGTCTHIREQDDWKGALTPERTHLRSVRVDTWGGWVFVNMDPDCEPLADYLFPAVKILDPFGLENMRYKWRKWLNFDCNWKVALEAFNETYHVFTTHPEFNKFGEFKGWAKAQGKHSNIGYDAPKGMDETKSKIRLGTGDPRISTAEMQIYTMEETNATTTNTLVNAAKRLVDELPEGTPADEVLQHWLASARRDDEARGVVWPTIPADILGQSGTAWQIFPNFQVGQGLTSALCYSARPDPSYDPNKCIFEVSVFELYPRGEEPATEWAYTPVGDPNWLSVLPQDFSNMAAVQQGMKSLGFPGTQPNPYRERSTVNLHYQLSKYMGTGAPQELAEGDR; this is translated from the coding sequence ATGCAAGTGACCGATACGCAGCCCGCGCTGACCGAGGAACTCGCGGAGCCGGTGACCATCGGCGTCGAGGCCTACATCTCGCCGGAGTACGCGCGCAATGAGCGGGACCTGTTGTGGCGCAAGGTCTGGCAGCAGGCCGGGCGCATCGAGGACATTCCCGAGGTGGGCAGCTACCTGACCTACGACATTCTCGACGACTCCATCATCGTGGTCCGCACCGGCGAGGGAAGCTCGGGTGACGCCTTTGCGGCGCACCACAACGTCTGCATGCACCGCGGGCGCAAACTCGTGGACACCCCGCAGGGTGGCAAGAACGCAGTGGGCAAGGCGCGCAAGTCGTTCGTCTGCGGTTTCCACGGCTGGACCTACGGGCTGGATGGCACCTGCACGCACATCCGCGAACAGGACGACTGGAAGGGTGCGCTGACACCTGAGCGCACCCACCTGCGTTCGGTCCGGGTCGACACGTGGGGCGGCTGGGTCTTCGTCAACATGGACCCCGACTGTGAACCATTGGCGGACTACCTGTTTCCCGCCGTGAAGATCCTCGACCCGTTCGGGTTGGAGAACATGCGCTACAAGTGGCGCAAGTGGTTGAACTTCGACTGCAACTGGAAGGTCGCGCTGGAGGCGTTCAACGAGACCTACCACGTCTTCACCACCCACCCGGAGTTCAACAAGTTCGGCGAGTTCAAGGGCTGGGCCAAGGCGCAGGGTAAGCACTCCAACATCGGCTATGACGCGCCCAAGGGTATGGACGAGACGAAGTCCAAGATCCGGCTCGGCACGGGGGATCCGCGCATCTCGACCGCGGAGATGCAGATCTACACCATGGAGGAGACCAACGCCACCACGACCAACACGCTGGTCAACGCGGCGAAGCGCCTTGTCGACGAGCTGCCGGAGGGGACACCGGCCGACGAGGTACTGCAGCACTGGCTGGCCTCGGCGCGCCGCGACGACGAGGCGCGCGGTGTGGTCTGGCCGACCATACCCGCTGACATCCTCGGACAGAGCGGGACGGCCTGGCAGATCTTCCCGAACTTCCAAGTGGGCCAGGGGCTTACCAGCGCACTGTGCTACAGCGCCCGACCCGACCCGAGCTATGACCCGAACAAGTGCATCTTCGAGGTGTCGGTGTTCGAGCTGTACCCCAGGGGCGAGGAGCCCGCGACGGAGTGGGCGTACACGCCGGTCGGTGATCCCAATTGGCTCTCCGTCCTGCCGCAGGACTTCTCGAACATGGCGGCCGTCCAGCAGGGCATGAAGTCACTCGGCTTCCCAGGCACTCAACCCAATCCGTACCGGGAACGCAGCACCGTCAACCTGCACTACCAACTGTCGAAGTACATGGGCACCGGTGCCCCGCAGGAACTTGCAGAAGGAGATCGATGA
- a CDS encoding SDR family NAD(P)-dependent oxidoreductase produces the protein MADVLDLSGRIVVVSGAGGGGIGTTVTRMAAEAGATVVAVSRSKDNLDTHVAPLAPQGLSVIPVSADAATDEGIKTVLEAVRHVAETTEARLYGLVNVAGGAAPSTWMPATRVTREDWRALFAANLETTFFMSQAVAAELRVNSSPGSIVSISSISGINTAPFHIAYGTAKAAIVAMTRTMAVELALDGIRVNAVAPGVTQTAASATYVDDDPERDRTAIAMGRRGTPEEQAGAILFLLSDLSGYVTGQTLLVDGGLNLKWTHLGADNTSLFLKDESFRNSIKRP, from the coding sequence ATGGCTGACGTGCTTGACCTCAGCGGCCGCATCGTGGTGGTGTCGGGCGCCGGCGGTGGAGGCATCGGCACCACGGTGACGCGCATGGCTGCCGAGGCCGGGGCCACCGTGGTCGCCGTCAGCAGGTCCAAGGACAACCTCGACACCCACGTGGCTCCGCTCGCGCCGCAGGGTCTGTCGGTCATCCCGGTGTCTGCCGACGCGGCGACCGACGAGGGCATCAAGACGGTGCTCGAGGCGGTGCGCCACGTTGCCGAGACCACCGAGGCGCGGCTGTACGGGCTGGTCAACGTGGCGGGCGGCGCGGCGCCCTCGACATGGATGCCCGCGACAAGGGTCACCCGTGAGGACTGGCGGGCGCTGTTCGCCGCCAACCTAGAGACCACGTTCTTCATGAGTCAGGCTGTGGCAGCCGAACTTCGGGTGAACTCGTCACCCGGATCCATCGTGTCGATATCGTCGATCAGCGGTATCAACACGGCGCCGTTCCACATTGCCTACGGCACTGCCAAGGCCGCGATCGTCGCCATGACACGCACCATGGCCGTCGAGCTCGCGCTCGACGGGATCCGGGTGAACGCCGTCGCACCGGGTGTCACGCAGACCGCGGCGTCGGCGACCTATGTCGACGACGACCCAGAGCGCGACCGCACGGCGATCGCGATGGGCAGGCGCGGCACTCCCGAGGAGCAGGCCGGCGCCATCCTGTTCCTGCTCTCGGATCTGTCGGGCTACGTGACCGGCCAGACCCTGCTGGTCGACGGCGGCCTGAACCTGAAGTGGACGCACCTCGGTGCGGACAACACCTCGCTGTTCCTGAAGGACGAGTCCTTCCGCAACTCCATCAAGCGGCCATGA
- a CDS encoding aldehyde dehydrogenase family protein codes for MREYLKFYIDGQWVDPVEPRTADIENPATEQVAGHISIGSAADVDKAVKAARRAFTTWSVTTVEERLDVLGAILAEYQRRAGDLAEAVTEEMGAPAGLASGPQVGLGLGHLTTAIESLKNFSFTEQRGDTTIVKEPIGVCGLITPWNWPLNQISVKVFPALATGCTSVLKPSEVAPFSAQIFAEILHTAGVPAGVFNLIQGDGPGVGVALASHPDIDMVSFTGSTRAGVEVARNAAPTVKRVAQELGGKSPNIVLDDAAFAGSVSSGVVTMMGNSGQTCSAPSRMLVPAARMAEAKELAAAAAASVKVGDPNSGATVGPVVSGTQYEKIQALIAKGIDEGATLVAGGTGRPDGLSTGYYVKPTVFADVTNDMTIAREEIFGPVLVVIGYDDLDDAVAIANDTEYGLAGYVSGEDLATARGVASRIRAGWVAINSAFDFNSAFGGYKRSGNGREWGDIGFHEYLETKSILGYGASEATGNTHGASEATGNMHGASGS; via the coding sequence ATGCGTGAGTACCTGAAGTTCTACATTGACGGCCAGTGGGTCGATCCGGTCGAGCCGAGGACGGCTGATATCGAGAACCCCGCCACCGAACAGGTCGCGGGCCACATCTCGATCGGGTCGGCCGCCGACGTGGACAAAGCGGTGAAGGCCGCCCGACGAGCCTTCACGACCTGGTCGGTGACCACGGTCGAGGAGCGGCTCGATGTGCTGGGTGCCATCCTGGCCGAATACCAGCGCCGTGCGGGCGATCTCGCCGAGGCGGTGACCGAGGAGATGGGCGCCCCCGCGGGGCTGGCGTCGGGCCCGCAGGTCGGTCTCGGTCTCGGCCACCTCACCACGGCCATCGAGTCGCTGAAGAACTTCAGTTTCACCGAGCAGCGTGGTGACACGACCATCGTCAAGGAGCCGATCGGCGTGTGCGGGCTCATCACGCCCTGGAACTGGCCGCTCAACCAGATCTCGGTCAAGGTCTTCCCGGCGCTCGCGACGGGCTGCACGTCGGTGCTCAAACCGTCCGAGGTGGCCCCGTTCTCGGCGCAGATCTTCGCCGAGATTCTGCACACGGCAGGTGTTCCCGCCGGTGTGTTCAACCTGATTCAGGGCGACGGCCCGGGCGTGGGCGTCGCGCTGGCCAGCCACCCCGACATCGACATGGTGTCCTTCACCGGGTCCACCCGGGCTGGCGTCGAGGTGGCGCGCAACGCCGCCCCGACCGTCAAGCGGGTGGCTCAGGAACTCGGCGGCAAGAGCCCGAACATCGTGCTCGACGACGCCGCGTTCGCGGGCAGCGTGTCATCCGGAGTCGTCACGATGATGGGCAACTCGGGCCAGACCTGCAGCGCCCCCTCGCGGATGCTGGTGCCGGCCGCCCGGATGGCGGAGGCGAAGGAGCTCGCCGCCGCCGCTGCGGCTTCGGTGAAGGTCGGCGACCCGAACAGCGGCGCCACCGTCGGCCCCGTCGTGTCGGGCACGCAGTACGAGAAGATCCAGGCACTGATCGCCAAGGGCATTGATGAGGGTGCCACCCTGGTCGCCGGCGGTACCGGCAGGCCCGACGGTCTGTCGACCGGGTACTACGTCAAGCCGACGGTGTTCGCCGACGTGACCAACGACATGACCATCGCCCGCGAGGAGATCTTCGGTCCGGTACTCGTGGTGATCGGCTATGACGATCTCGACGACGCCGTCGCGATCGCCAACGACACCGAGTACGGGCTGGCCGGCTACGTGTCGGGGGAGGACCTGGCCACGGCGCGCGGCGTCGCGAGTCGAATCCGCGCGGGCTGGGTGGCCATCAACAGTGCCTTCGACTTCAACTCCGCGTTCGGCGGCTACAAGCGCAGCGGCAACGGACGCGAGTGGGGGGACATCGGATTCCACGAGTACCTGGAGACGAAGTCGATACTGGGCTACGGGGCGAGCGAAGCGACGGGGAATACGCACGGGGCGAGCGAAGCGACGGGGAATATGCACGGGGCGAGCGGATCCTAG
- a CDS encoding thiamine pyrophosphate-binding protein, producing the protein MAVKVYERILQLFEAEGINTLFGIPDPNFVHMFHAAEERGWTVVAPHHEENAGFMAEAVSRMTGKPGLAIGTLGPGLANLAGAIMCAKVENSPVIFLGGQRARITEQRVRRGRIQFVSQAPLLAPSVKYSASIEYADQTDEIVRNALRIAQTGTPGPAYIEYPSHVILEELDVPEPLPPEAYRLVNQGASAQMIERATELIRRAEQPILLVGHAVHTNRAGESVEALAKLMNCPVIQTSGGTSFIKGLEDRTFPYGFSPSAVDAVVRSDLVVAIGTELGEPVHYGKGRHWLENEANRKWISVELDPTAIGVNRRIDVPLVGDLRAIVPQLVDALKDSPRQATPELAGWINDDAARIKELAESAPGGTPLHTARFVVEATRAFAALPQDGIMVRDGGATVIFQWTYSQAKPHDVVWNQNFGHIGTGLPYAVGASVADGRKKPVMLLTSDSSFMFAIAELETAARLNLPLVCVVGVDNQWGLEVGVYKRTFGQGSLETGVHWSKDVRFDKIAEGFGCRGEYVDKAEDLGPAIDRAYASGKVTVIHVPIDPKVNSEEMPSYDEFRTWYAEGTQ; encoded by the coding sequence GTGGCCGTGAAGGTTTACGAGCGCATCCTGCAGCTGTTCGAGGCTGAGGGCATCAACACGCTCTTCGGCATCCCCGACCCCAACTTCGTGCACATGTTCCACGCCGCCGAGGAGCGCGGCTGGACGGTTGTGGCGCCGCACCACGAGGAGAACGCCGGCTTCATGGCCGAGGCCGTGTCCCGCATGACGGGCAAGCCCGGGCTGGCCATCGGCACACTCGGACCGGGCCTGGCCAACCTCGCCGGCGCCATCATGTGCGCCAAGGTCGAGAACTCGCCGGTCATCTTCCTGGGCGGGCAGCGCGCCCGCATCACCGAGCAGCGGGTCCGCCGCGGCCGCATTCAGTTCGTCTCCCAGGCGCCGCTCCTGGCGCCGTCGGTGAAGTACTCGGCGAGCATCGAGTATGCCGATCAGACCGACGAGATCGTGCGCAACGCGCTGCGGATCGCGCAGACCGGCACCCCGGGGCCGGCCTACATCGAGTACCCCAGCCACGTCATCCTCGAGGAACTCGACGTTCCCGAGCCGCTGCCGCCCGAGGCCTACCGCCTGGTTAACCAGGGTGCCAGCGCGCAGATGATCGAGCGCGCGACCGAACTCATCCGCAGGGCCGAGCAGCCCATCCTGCTCGTCGGTCACGCAGTGCACACCAACCGCGCCGGCGAGTCCGTTGAGGCGCTGGCGAAGCTGATGAACTGTCCGGTGATTCAGACCTCCGGCGGCACGTCGTTCATCAAGGGTCTGGAGGATCGCACCTTCCCGTATGGCTTCTCACCTTCGGCCGTCGACGCCGTGGTGCGCTCGGACCTGGTGGTCGCCATCGGCACCGAGCTCGGTGAGCCCGTGCACTATGGCAAGGGCAGGCACTGGCTGGAGAACGAGGCCAACCGCAAGTGGATCAGCGTTGAACTCGATCCCACGGCCATCGGCGTCAACCGGCGCATCGACGTTCCGCTCGTCGGTGACCTGCGCGCGATCGTGCCGCAACTCGTCGACGCGCTGAAGGACTCGCCGCGTCAGGCCACGCCCGAACTCGCGGGCTGGATAAATGATGACGCAGCTCGGATCAAAGAACTCGCCGAGTCCGCTCCCGGTGGAACACCGCTGCACACCGCGCGTTTCGTGGTCGAGGCCACTCGCGCTTTTGCGGCCTTGCCTCAAGACGGCATCATGGTCCGCGACGGCGGCGCCACGGTCATCTTCCAGTGGACGTACTCACAGGCCAAGCCGCATGACGTGGTGTGGAATCAGAACTTCGGCCACATCGGCACCGGCCTGCCCTATGCGGTCGGCGCATCCGTCGCCGATGGCCGCAAGAAGCCGGTCATGCTGCTCACCAGCGACTCGTCGTTCATGTTCGCGATCGCCGAGCTGGAAACCGCTGCACGGCTGAACCTTCCGCTGGTCTGCGTCGTCGGTGTCGACAACCAGTGGGGTCTGGAGGTCGGTGTCTACAAGCGGACATTCGGCCAGGGCTCGCTGGAGACCGGCGTGCACTGGAGCAAGGACGTGCGATTCGACAAGATCGCCGAGGGCTTCGGCTGTCGCGGCGAGTACGTCGACAAGGCCGAGGATCTCGGTCCCGCGATCGACCGGGCCTACGCCAGTGGCAAGGTCACCGTCATTCACGTGCCGATCGACCCGAAGGTGAACTCGGAGGAGATGCCGAGCTATGACGAGTTCCGGACCTGGTATGCGGAGGGGACACAGTAA
- a CDS encoding SMP-30/gluconolactonase/LRE family protein — MTTGTPVSQTPSRYLCACQPDVAVGWRLERLTAPSRLFGANGLRTGPDGRIYIAQVTGSQISALDITTGDVETISAKGGDIVAPDDVAFDTHGNLVATEVMNGRVSLRDTSGRTRVLRDDVPSANGITFHNGRLFIGECREGGRLMEFDLGGGPPRILLENVPSPNAMEVGPDGLLYFPVMGANEIWRIDPDAGADARSNGALRGQPEIVATGLGVPDSVKFDADGFIVSTQVASGQVLRIDPRTGDQTVLAQLNPGLDNCTLVDGRLFVSNFTGEITEVLAGGQTRTTLPGGLNWPMDIAVGGDGRLYVADGTYFYALGADGSLDTVGMLFSPGYPGFLRGLTPSGPGEFVVTTSGGQIGRYRPALDETDFLADGFDQLYGVALAPGGIVAAELGTGNIVSVDGSGNVGVLASGLADPIGVTVTSGGEVLVSESGAGRVVRVAPSGTDIVVDGLVRPQGILALEGSLYIVDAGQKAVIEVDLGTGARTTIAAGLPVGPPPGVVPKPLLGMPPFSGPQGPFAGIAAGPDGTLYVSADGEGSVMALKRDRA; from the coding sequence ATGACGACCGGAACCCCTGTCTCGCAGACCCCGAGCCGCTACCTCTGCGCCTGCCAACCGGACGTCGCGGTGGGCTGGCGACTCGAACGTCTCACCGCGCCGAGCAGGCTGTTCGGCGCCAACGGACTGCGCACCGGACCCGATGGCCGCATCTACATCGCTCAGGTCACGGGTAGCCAGATCAGCGCCCTGGACATCACCACGGGCGATGTCGAGACCATCAGCGCCAAGGGCGGTGACATCGTCGCGCCCGACGACGTCGCGTTCGACACGCACGGCAACCTCGTCGCCACCGAGGTGATGAACGGCCGCGTCAGCCTGCGCGACACCTCCGGTCGGACCCGGGTGCTGCGCGATGACGTGCCGTCGGCCAACGGCATCACGTTCCACAACGGGCGACTGTTCATCGGCGAGTGCCGCGAGGGCGGCCGGCTCATGGAGTTCGACTTGGGCGGTGGCCCACCACGGATCCTGCTCGAGAACGTCCCGTCCCCCAACGCCATGGAGGTCGGACCCGACGGGTTGTTGTACTTCCCCGTCATGGGTGCCAATGAGATCTGGCGCATCGACCCCGACGCTGGCGCGGACGCGAGGAGCAACGGGGCTCTCCGCGGCCAGCCCGAGATCGTGGCGACCGGCCTCGGTGTGCCCGACTCGGTCAAGTTCGACGCCGACGGTTTCATCGTCTCGACGCAGGTCGCCAGCGGCCAGGTACTGCGGATCGACCCCCGCACGGGTGACCAGACCGTGCTGGCCCAACTCAACCCCGGTCTGGACAACTGCACCCTGGTCGACGGGCGACTGTTCGTCTCGAACTTCACCGGCGAGATCACCGAGGTCCTCGCTGGCGGCCAGACCCGAACCACCCTGCCGGGGGGGCTGAACTGGCCGATGGACATCGCGGTCGGCGGCGACGGCCGGCTCTATGTCGCCGACGGCACGTACTTCTATGCGCTCGGCGCGGACGGTTCCCTGGACACCGTCGGCATGCTGTTCTCGCCCGGCTACCCGGGCTTCCTGCGCGGCCTCACCCCGTCGGGGCCCGGCGAGTTCGTCGTCACCACGTCGGGCGGCCAGATCGGCCGCTACCGCCCCGCCCTTGATGAAACCGACTTTCTCGCTGACGGTTTCGATCAGCTGTACGGTGTCGCGCTCGCCCCCGGCGGTATCGTCGCCGCCGAACTCGGCACCGGCAACATCGTGTCGGTCGACGGCTCGGGCAATGTCGGCGTGCTCGCGTCCGGACTCGCCGATCCCATCGGCGTCACGGTGACATCGGGCGGGGAAGTCCTGGTCTCCGAGTCGGGTGCGGGACGAGTCGTGCGAGTCGCCCCGTCGGGCACCGACATCGTGGTCGACGGCCTGGTGCGGCCGCAGGGCATCCTGGCATTGGAGGGCTCGCTGTACATCGTCGACGCCGGCCAGAAAGCCGTCATCGAGGTCGACCTCGGCACCGGTGCACGCACGACGATCGCCGCCGGACTTCCCGTCGGGCCGCCGCCCGGGGTCGTGCCGAAGCCGCTGCTCGGCATGCCGCCGTTCTCCGGGCCGCAGGGTCCGTTCGCGGGTATCGCCGCCGGACCCGATGGCACGCTGTACGTCTCGGCCGATGGTGAGGGCAGCGTTATGGCACTGAAGCGGGATCGCGCATGA